aacatgctacaactattactagctagtactactactactactactactactactactactactactaccactactactactaccactactactactaccactactactactaccactactactactaccactactactactaccactactactactactactactaccactaccactaccactaccactaccactaccactactaccactaccaccactaccactaccaccactaccactaccactaccaccactaccactaccaccactaccactaccactactaccactaccactactaccactaccactactaccactaccactactaccactaccactactaccactaccactactaccactactactactaccactaccactactaccactaccactactactactaccactactactactaccactactactactaccactaccactactaccactaccactactaccactaccactactaccactaccactactaccactaccactactactactaccactactactactaccactactaccactaccactactaccactactactactaccactactactactaccactactactactaccactactactactaccactactactactaccactactactactaccactactactactaccactactactactaccactactactactaccactactactactactactactactactactactatctaactagctaagtaaagttcttggactctacacataaATGGTTATTagagatatggttacctatacttaatgcaaaggaaattcgaaacttttggtaagtttaaagaattccgagcagaagctgaaaagcaattaggtaaattaCTAAAAGCtttgagatcttggaatcttagatttgatgaaacaatcaaaatgtttggttttgaacaaaacattgatgaaccttgtgtttacaaaaaaatcaaagataagattgtggtattcctcattctttatgttgatgatattatattcattgggaatgacatagaaacattatcaaaagtaaagaaatcgttagctgagcaattccaaatgaaggatttgggagaagccaaatatgttttgtgaATTCAAATCTGTAGAGatcaaaagaaattttttttggcattgtctcaagcaacttatattgataaagagctagaatgcttagcaatcaaaattccaagaaaggcactatgcctacccggtcaggagttgaggattaagccgacttgagtttcCACATCTATTGTTGCTCTATGCAGTtcaacttcctgaaagtagttggtcatTTTGATAAGATGATcgtgaacatgttgagaaggtgtcatccgagcattggcatatttcttaatggcctcaaaatgagtctgcgctgacttggcaccaaacatgtcttggagttgatccatgatttcgtaggccatcTCAACATTATCCATCtttttcttgagagtgtcgaccatactagtcaacatgtagtaccgcaccTTATTGTTAGCTGCTTGCCAacactcatacttatccctcacagacttggtagctccttcaactGGAACTTCCTCATCACCTTGTACTCTAAGCCTTAACTCTCCCTTCTGAACGTCTATCAACGCTTGCCCCGTGGCCAAAAATGGTCGTCCCAATGTAATAAGCACgtcctcatcttcctccatatctaaaacAATGAAATCCGCTGGGAAAATGAACTTATCTACTTTTACTAGAACGTCCTCTATAATACCTCTGGGGTGTGTTAATGAACGGTCAACCTGTTGAAGAGTAACAGTAGTgggtctagcttcccccaaaccaagccTTTTAAATACAGACAATGACATTAAATTTACGCTtgcacccaaatcacataaaACTCTTTCATAATGAAAgttcccaatggtgcaaggtatagtaaagctgctcggatctcttaacttttgaggaagcttcttttgaataattacactacactcttcagttaatgcaacagtttcataatcctccatttttctcttattgGAAATAtatctttcataaacttcacataactaggcatttgttctagagcctttgcaaaaggaatgttaatgtgaagtttcttaaatacctcaagaaatttggagaattgtttgtcaagattagCCTTTCGAAACCATTGAAGATATGGAGTCTTTGGTGTAGGTTcagtgtattttggtttttctgtttttggaaggtcttcagtaacctcctcCTGTATTGGACTAGTAACATGTTGGTCCTATTTCTTCGTCCCCTTGTCATCCATTGTaggtccatcatacttagtcccactcctcagagtGACAACTTGACATTGTTCTTTAGGATTTACCTATGTTGAACTATACGAATTTCCTTGCTGTCTACTAGAAAACATTTGTGCCAATTGACCCATTTGAGTTTCCAAATTCCTGATTGAAGACCTTGTCTTtgtcatgaattgatttaattggtctgGCTAAATTGTTGGTGGGTTCATTTGATAATGTGATGGTGGATGAGATGGGCGTGGAATTGGATCACAATATGGTATAGAATGTAATCCATAAGTCGGTTGATGAGGGGGTTGTTGAGGTGGATACTGTGGATATTGCGGTTATAACCCTTGATTATTTTCCAAGATAGATTATGGTGATTTTTCCAAGTAGGAGTATAGGAATTGGAGTAAGTGTTGGGCGCAGGTCTTGAAAAATTACCAATAACCTGTGCTTGTTCCAAAGGCATATTATTCACATCAGTTGAGCAATTAGCTGTGCTCGggcattgttcataagaatgtggtcccccacaaatctcacaactcacGACATTCTATACTTGCATTGCTTGTGCAGCGAGATTAGTCTATTACAATTGCTTGGTTAGAGATGCCACTTGAGTGGTCAATATCACAATTTGATCAACTTTTAAGACTCCTGCTACTTTCTTGTTCTCATGCTCAGTAGGCCAATTATAGTTATTCATAGCCATctcttccaataattcatatgCTTCATTAGTGGTTTTTCTCATAAACGTTCCTCCTGATACTGCATCTATAATTGTCCTTGTATTGCCCCTcaaaccattgtaaaaagtaTGAATTAGCagccacttctctattccatgagatctttatcatttagcaccttgaaccaaactaatattaatattaattactagtattaatattaattactgaaatgagatctttatcatttagcaccttgaaccaaactaaaaggaaaccatcatttgacttcttcatcagaagctatatatgttcataactatgattaacactcccactcaattatactactgtgttcccaagatgtaagtatgggctagtccgtagggtaagctggtaatgaacaagtcaaagaactcaaataatataatcagttagaatactaaccattatgaattgagattgaattgacctatggtcaaatatatgatatgactataatagataataacagtatgtttacatATCttgtctactgtcaatatcggtccagtctgatgtaacaaataaatatgatcttatctactttgctaatgttttggaaagaacataacactacaatgtgtaaatagatcaatcgtagattggcaagtcagtgtgaatcctgtacactgactaatcttaggactaacttattttgaacatataatcatatttatattccactgtgattacgtcactatatatacaattatctatatgcttgagatttaatagaagtttatattaaacaaacaatcatgaaaataaaacatgtgagcaaagtaattAACCAAgtaaaaaattgatttctattattttattgataataaaaatgagattacaaagaaattgagttttaattagggcataaaactccaaaaaaactcccactttcactaattgaaactaatgcgttaattctactaatcacatttctttgatatgcttatcaaatgtagcttatggtagtgtctttgtaaacgtacccgcaagattgtcttcagatgtaaTCTTCATAACCCTCACATCTCcgctggccacatattctcaaattatgtgatacttcctttctatctGCTTACgcctcttgtgactttgaggttctttcgaacTGGAAATTGCTCATGTGTTATCAAAAGAAAATGAtcaatttctggaataacaccaagatctgaatagaacttctttagccagactatttccttaagctgcttcagacgcagctatgtacttagcctccatggtggaatatgatattgcagactactttacgcttctccatatcacagctccaccgcgaagagtaaacaccattccagaagtagacttcctgtcatcgacatcagtctgaaaatctgaatcagtatagcctacagggttcagaacaccacccttgtagactaacatataatccctagtttgccttaaatacttcaggatatggtTAACTGCTATCCAGTACTTCGGTGCTGGGCTTGACTgatacttgctcactactcccactgcataacagatacatggtctagtacacaacatagcatacatcagacttccaactgcagatgcgtaaggaacttttctcattacatcttcctcttcaggagcttggggagactgcttctttgcaagatgaattccatggcgggacggtagacgccctttcttggaatttgtcattgagaaacgttcaagcactttatcgatGTAAGCTGCTcaagatagagctaagagtatgttctttctatccctaatgatttggatacctagaacataacttgcttcacccaaatccttcatctggaattgagtgcttagccaattcttcacatatgataatttcttaacattgtttccaatgagtaagatatcatctacataaaggaccaagaataccactatttgatttgccttcagttggtaaacacaagactcatcaatattttgttcaaagccataggttttgattatttcatcaaatctaagattctaggaacgagaatcttgcttaagtccataaatggacctattcaacttgcaaacttttccttcttatcCAACtaatttaaatccttctggttgatccatataaatgacttcgtcaagcttcccattaagaaaagttgtcttgacgtccatttgccagatctcatagtcgagagtggctgctatggataggaggatgcgaatggacttgagcatggctatcggactaaaattttcctcatagtccacgccttctctttgggtaaccctttgccactaattgagctttataagtttcgatattttcatcaacacctcatttattcttgtagatccacttgcacccaatggccctaaagtcactaggtactTCCATAAGATCCcaaacggaatttgagtacatggactccatttcctgtttcatggcttcgagccatagttcttttttaggctagccattgcctgtttgagagacaatggatcatcatcactagtgtcaccaacaaccatattgatttcaccatccaaaccatagagaactgggttcctagaaaccctcccactacgacgaggctatgtgactgtttgctcaggaacaatggtacttcttctttaaatcgacttgcgttgtTTGGAGAAGAGTGTGAAtgtcatcatcaacttgcgttgatgacgatggaacattggttggagtcaattcgtcaaccatctcctctaaaactagtttgctgcgtggtttgaagttttggacatagtcattttccaaaaaaatagCATTCGtaaagtaaacactttcttttttgaatgactatagaaaagtccaccccgagtacctttaggatagccaacaaacatgcaaacttcagtccGAGGttttagctttccctcctttttccttggGACGTGGGCGAGATACCCccatattctataatggcgtaaactaggttcatgaccattccaacgttctaaaggttttttggggattgatttggatggcacgaaattgagaatgtcattcgcggtttcaatggcatgtccccagaacgaagttggtagagttgagtaactaagcatgcatttaaccatttccaataaatttTTGTTCTGgcattctgctacaccattttgttgcggagtacctggggccgTAAGTTATGATAAAATATCATCTGCTattattgaaaaaatatcttaaacatttaaaaattttcatatatatatataaaattatctagtcaacaaattttcaaatttcaaattatttaaatataaaaatctatagaataattagatattattattttcaaataaaagatttcaaaaaaatatcaagatttaaaaaatatatgtaatatctgataacttaattctaatattttaatatattaaatatttaaaattaataagttaacctatttttaaatttggatttgaatatttgtagaaaatatctattttttaaaagatcaaacaacaaaaatatcgtatttcaaaaaagatatttttaaataatagaaaagatctgatatttttgtattaacttaTTAAAATATACattcaaaaattaaattttaagaaaaaattatcaCAGGTCGTGGCCACGGGACCAAACTGGGAAAAATTTGTGtgctggccgcggccagtgaaaACTGGTGGCCATGGCCACTACCCGAaagaaagaattttttttaattaaatttgtgtaattttttaacccaaaaacgttttctaaataatttttaccatgttttacatcaaataaagcatttatataaaaattatttgcaaagaaaacacatcaaaataacccaaatatgctaataatcacataaaattcaatatgcatcaTAAATAACATGAAATCCACCCAATTAATCAACACATCAAATactttaatttttaacatgttcatgcatgaaaataaagaataccaaaggctctgaggccagttgttgggaaaacttatacagggtcttgtttattttcatgtaaatcttatattaaacaaattaatatgagaaaacctagaacatgtgttctaaaattgaattcatatagagataatgataagaacacttacattattgtgcagcggaatgattgagtcattccttcaatttctctaactcatGTAatctttctgtcgcagggtatcaccaagaaactgaaccgttctttaattttcttcacagccttccaaagtatccttagaatcacctagactagagtgggcaattctcaacacatgagatagatacagagagaaaaagagaacataatattgaggcttagaaaatgacttttgctgAAGAGAGCATCTAAAACCTAAAGCATTAAGACTAGATTTTCTGATCTTCTAAAAAAATtgtctgatttcaactctcacttatcatttattttatagactcaattaggtcatttttttttgttggcctgtgaaattggccaacagtcgtaAGTACAGTATACAACACCTTTTGAATGGAATGAATATAAAATAtgatagagtacaaatatcttaaacaaacacacaggaatttatagtggttcagccttattctgatgaacagtaataacataatccacttagtttttagtattgaattactcgatagacaattacactgttgaacaaaagtattcacttGTTGCTAATTTTTCCACagtttctcccaaaatattcGTCCGATCCACCTCAATGAAGccatgggtcctttatttatagtacccaggggctgttacatgatcagtaatactgggatcctggtttggtacacgattattaggtagtggagatacgtgtccacctccccatgattatgagatcgtgggtcttctcgttatttctctggatcgtggtagacaatgcacgattgaaacctctgggaaaattctaagtctagattggtctatgagacttaggtgctaggctcgaggACCCTTTAGAGTTTGGGTGCTAGGCTCgttggtcctctgggtgctaggcctgttgatcttctgggtgctaggctctGAACGAGCGTGAGTTTTACCTGTTTTTGGGAGTGTAGGTCaaccaccctatggaggatagggtgggccgaccaccccgatGGGtcatgcttgggccgaccacctctAGGGGTTGGGGTTAGGTCGACCACTCCTAGGTGTTAGGGCCAAGCCGATCACCCATAGGGGTATTTGGCCTGGTCGAATTCTCTATTgttcctggacctatcttttttgctcatcggtcttttttcaatacttcatcgttttccctgatttgtgatgccacttgCCGCTTTCTCATTTGCCACATCGTCCCTAGATTTTTGAGGGATGacatttgcccctcaagtttattgtaatttgttcaacattacagtaaacttgatctggcccgagaaacatatcgtagcagtactttAACAGCAAAGCCCTTCAGGACattttatcaactatcgataattcgCTCAGCACTAATATATCAAGGATaatttgtaattcctaaaaataacaaGATTTTCAAGGAAAAATAATTTCCaaaaaatctagtatatttttcaaggaaatttaaagtcctaaaaatataatatatattttcaattagtttgaagtcctaaaaatataatatatttttcaagaatATTAATTCCtacaaatacaaaatatttttcaaggaattttaattcctaaaaatataagatatttttcgaGGAaattgaattcctaaaaataacaaatatttttcaaggaatttgaaattttaaccataccagatatttttcaaggaaatttgaattccataaaatatatggTTAGCCTTAGAGGCTACAAGTTGGGCCTCACTTCTCACTTCCTTGCTCTGTGGGCCTCAGCTATAGGATTCTCCAAGCATGatttctccaattcttcatcaaacttAGATCTTATctgggtaagtattttctcctaatccttatgtaacgccctaaactccagggaccgttacagtgtgcattttaaacagtgctaaactcgctaatcaagtcatttggccataatcgtgtaattaagtatgattagcgatttagggttaaaagttttggttaagatataacgtttgactaaaacatttactatatacattgggatcccaaaaatataatttaaaggttaattacaacaaaatatttaaaaCCAGCCGACCTATGCGGCAAATAACCTCCAATTTGAAAGAAGCCCACAATCATCTTCAATGGAagaatagggtttaaccctagttcctctttcaatcctcggccgtggcggtcgagcaaccgcatatgtacacatcgtcacctaagctctccaactcaaggatggtccagctttcgtttgcctttacctgcaccacatagcacccgtgagccgaagcccaataagaaaaatcaatatactcataaacagtaataacatgtcatcaaatcataatgtgcatgcctagcaataatagccttaatcacgcatgcaaatacgTTCAAATAATGTTGGTTATGGGCCCTACCcttctgtatggatgactatcaagttaatcctaaacagatgagtgattaacacttgaggttccaaTAACCATGctagggcttatagccctaatcaaatgagtgactgaggagtaagtcactaacatgggatctacacccttagatgagtgactgataagcaagtcactaacatgggatctgcacccttagatgagtgactgataagcaagtcactaacctgagccaaatgagtgaccatgaagTCACTTGtctgggttccgtacccttagccatgtgacgatacgatCACTTGGACCTTCTGgacctagctctgagtaactagtcgtaGAACTAGACAAGCAattttttagttttcatcaaacttgaggtcggtccggcattaatgctcatgacgagtcattcaatgtagatgttgattagatctaatctttttggctctgcgttcatgatgcttatgccgctcttgaatcataggtcaataacacatGCCCAATGCTTAGTACCGCTGTTGAACTTggctagtaagtcacagcttcacagacagtTCTGataccattgtcgattctgactagcaagtcagtgccacacacaagtaagcaatgctaccaggcatatatcatatgtcaaatatctgaatgtagggcattcaacatgattacttaacaattgctagcataattaggatcatgcacaaacacagagactcaagctctgatcaatctcatattcaacattcatggcatgccctaaccacatgtatctcatgcatcacatgcatcacatactgggtgcagttttcttacctctggttcgagcgagaaattgCAAATGAGCGACCCTTGAGAAAAATTGaacctttaatcccttagcgatctcctagtcataaccaaatatgggattccatcaataaaaggttcccagaccaagacctagcctccgggacatggaatcctactaaaccgggtagtagaaacgatctcgaggcctaaggtttgagttcccatgacaaaaaaacatttatggccaaaaattctcttaagggccgcggccctacatccACCATGCCCCGGctcgcctcccaaacagaggcgccagcctcaagctcctgcaccctaTGTCGCGGCATGCCTCCCAAGCGTCGCGGCCTTACCTGGCcctcagccaaaaacccctgttttctcccatcaaaacaacgttttttccctcttttaatccttccaaaacttactcaaacatctccaaatccaaaccaaGCATTCCCAAAATACAATCAACATtcccacaacaaaacccaagctttgaaccaccaaaaaccacaccaattactaaattctataatcaaaagttctaactcaaaactaacctcaaaatagagtaaaaaccagaaatttcatggctgaatct
The genomic region above belongs to Humulus lupulus chromosome 1, drHumLupu1.1, whole genome shotgun sequence and contains:
- the LOC133823929 gene encoding uncharacterized protein LOC133823929, with the translated sequence MSLSVFKRLGLGEARPTTVTLQQVDRSLTHPRGIIEDVLVKVDKFIFPADFIVLDMEEDEDVLITLGRPFLATGQALIDVQKGELRLRVQGDEEVPVEGATKSVRDKYECWQAANNKVRKLNCIEQQ